The Vagococcus penaei genome includes the window CTGGTGGTGTAGGTGATACTACAACATTAGTTTTAGCACCATTAGTTGCCTCGGTTGGAGCAGCCGTTGCTAAGATGAGTGGACGTGGCTTAGGTCATACAGGTGGAACGATTGATAAGCTAGAAGCAATTCCTGGTTTCCAAGTGGAAATTCCGAATGATGAATTTATTAAGTTAGTAAATGAAAGTCATGTGGCAGTGACTGGTCAATCAGGCGACTTAGCGCCAGCTGATAAGAAAATTTATGCATTGCGTGATGTGACTGCAACAGTTGATTCAATTCCGTTAATTGCAAGTTCTATTATGAGTAAAAAAATTGCTTCTGGAGCGGACGCTATTGTCTTAGATGTGACAACTGGTGATGGCGCTTTCATGAAGAATTTAGCCGATGCAGAACGATTAGCACATACAATGGTGCGTATTGGTAAATTAGCCAATCGTCAAACAATGGCAATTATTTCTGATATGTCACAGCCTTTAGGTAACGCGATTGGAAATGCTAATGAGATCAAAGAAGCGATTGATGCTTTGAAAGGTGATGGCCCAGCTGACTTGATGGAAATGGTTTATGTTTTAGGAAGTCAAATGGTTGTCTTAGCTAAAAAAGCTGATTCATTAGAAGAAGCACGTAAGATGCTTGAAGAAAGTATTGCTTCAGGTCAAGCACTCGATAAATTTAAAGAAATGATCCGTAACCAAGGTGGCGATGACTCTGTTGTTGACGATCCATCGAAATTACCACAACCTGCCTATTTGATTGAGGTACCTGCTAAACGTAGTGGGGTTATCTCTAAAATAGTCGCTGATCAAGTTGGTGTGGCAGCAATGTTATTAGGAGCTGGACGACGCACTAAAGAAGACCCTATTGATTATGCTGTTGGTTTGTATTTAAATAAAAAAGTCGGTGATGCGGTTACTGAGGGTGAATCATTAGTAACTATTCAATCTAATCGTGAAGACGTTGCAGATGTAATAGAAGTTTTATATAATAATATTACGATTTCTGAACAAGGTGAGGAACCAACACTAATTCATGAAATTATTACCGAATAATTACAGTTCTATTAAAAATATAGTTTGTATTTAATTTAGATAGTTGCGAAACATGACTAAACATAGTATCTTTATCATTGTAAGGGTTTCAAATGAATAAAAGTTAAATTTACTTTATTTTTACAAAAAAAGTTAAACTTAACAATAGGTTAATGTTAGCTTTTGAAAGGCTTTCATGAGTTTGATTCACTGGAAAAAATTATTTTTATTCCACACTAGAGGAAAAAAATAGTAGAATGAGTGGTAGGGTACTTGCTGGATGATTGTAATAAAAAAACAATTGTATCTCATAATATGTTAGACTAATCTTATAGTCTGAAGACAGATAGGAGTTTACTAATGGAACAAAAAAAACAACAGTTAATTGAAGTTGCTAAAGAAGCGCTCCAAACAGCATATGTTCCTTATTCTGAATTTCCAGTCGGAGCAGCGTTATTAACAAAAGAGGGCCAGATTTTTTCTGGTTGTAATATCGAAAATGCCTCATTTGGCTTAACGAACTGTGCCGAACGAACAGCAATCTTTAAAGCTGTTTCCGAAGGTCAAAAAGAGTTCCAACATTTAGTGGTAATTGGTCAAACAGAACAGCCAATCTCACCATGTGGAGCCTGTCGACAAGTTCTTGTTGAATTTTGTCAGCCAGACATGCCAGTGACTCTTTGCAATTTGAATGGTGATTTAAAGGAGACGACCATTCAAGAATTATTGCCATACTCCTTTACTGAAATTGAGCATTAAAAAATAAAAATAAATTGGAGGATTTTGATGATGAAAAAATCAACAAAATTTGGTATTACACTATTAACTACAGGTTTACTAGTTGGATTAGCTGCTTGTGGTAGTGGAAGCAAAGATGCTAAAAAAGATGACAGCAGTGCGAAGAAAGATGATAAAAATCATAGCGTTGCTATCATTACTGACGTTGGTGGGGTAGATGATAAATCATTTAACCAATCAGCATGGGAAGGGTTAGAAGCTTGGGGTAAAAAACATGACATGTCTAAAGGTGTCGATGGCTATGACTACATCCAATCTAACGATGCATCTGAATATACAACAAATATTGACCAAGCTGTATCAAGTGGCTTCAAAACAATTTTTGGTATTGGTTATTTATTAACAGATGCTGTAACAGCTGCAGCTGATCAAAATCCTGATACAAACTTTGGTATCATCGATGCTGTTATCGAAGGTAAAGACAACGTTGTTTCTGCAACATTTAAAGACAATGAAGCGGCTTATTTAGCTGGTATTGCTGCTGCATACACAACTAAAACAGATAAAGTTGGCTTTATCGGTGGAGAAGAAGGACCTGTAATTGACCGTTTCGAAGCTGGATTTGTTATGGGTGTTCAAGATGGCGCGAAAGAATTGAAAAAAGATATCAAAGTTGATGTGAAATATGCAGCATCATTTGGTGACCCTGCAAAAGGTAAGGCTTTAGCAGCTAAAATTTACCAAGATGGCGCAGATATTATTTATCACGCTTCTGGTGGTACTGGACCTGGAATCTTCCAAGAAGCGAAAAGTATCAATGAAAAACGCGATCCAGACGATAAAGTTTGGGTAATCGGTGTGGATAGAAACCAACAAGAAGATGGTAACTATAAAGCAAAAGATGGTAAAGAATCTAACTTTACATTAACTTCAACAATTAAAGGTGTTGGCGCTGCTGTAGAAGATATTTCGACTCGTGCATTAGAAGACAAATTCCCTGGTGGCGAACACTTAAGCTATGGATTAAAAGATGGCGGTGTTGAATTGGTTGATGGTAACTTAGACGCTAAAGCATTAGATGCTGTAAAAGCTGCTCGCGAACGTGTTATTAAAGGTGAAGTTGAAATTCCTGAAACTCCTAAAAAATAATAATTTACTTTTGTACTTTTAAAATTTCATGGGAGGCATGATTCCCGAATTGGGTTTAATGCCCTCCCTTGAAGTTTTTTTATTTTAGACTTTAAAGGAAGTACAAAACACTTTAATGTGTGTTTCTGTTTCCTTCAACGTCTAATTGAAATTGAGTTGTGTTACTGAAGCATTTAAAAAAAGGATGTGAAACCATGAGTCAAGAAAATTATGTCATTGAAATGCGTAATATAACAAAGCAGTTCGGTGAATTTAAGGCAAATGACAATATTAATCTCCAAATTAAAAAGGGTGAGATCCATGCTTTGTTAGGTGAGAATGGAGCGGGTAAATCAACACTGATGAATGTGTTGTCAGGACTCCTACAACCTACAAGCGGTCAAATTTATATGGATGGTAAACCGGTTAACTTTTCTGGACCAACAGATGCTAGTAAGCGTGGAATTGGGATGGTTCACCAACATTTTATGTTAGTTGACGCTTTTACTGTAACCGAAAACATTATTTTAGGTGATGAGCCCGTAGATAAAGGGATGCTTGATAAAGCAGTTGCAGCTAAAGAGATTGAACGTATTTCAAAACAATACGGAATGGAAGTTGTGCCGTCAGCATTAATTAGCGATATTTCAGTTGGGATGCAACAACGTGTTGAAATTTTAAAAACGTTATATCGTGGAGCAAATATTTTAATCTTCGATGAGCCAACAGCAGTATTAACACCTCAAGAAATTGATGAGTTAATTCTAACAATGAAAGAGTTAGTCAAAGAAGGTAAATCAATTATTATTATCACACATAAATTAGATGAAATTAAAAAAGTAGCTGATCGTTGTACAGTTATTCGTCGTGGTAAAAGTATTGATACAGTTACGGTAAAAGATGTGTCATCACAAGAATTAGCGGATTTAATGGTTGGTCGTTCTGTTTCATTTAAAACGGAGAAACGCCCACCAAAACCAAATGAAGCTATTTTATCAATTAATGATTTATATGTGAAAGAAAGCCGTGGACTTGATGCTGTAAAAGGCCTTAGCCTTGACGTTCGTGGTGGCGAAGTTGTCGGAATAGCGGGAATTGATGGCAATGGTCAAACGGAATTAATTCAAGCAATTACTGGTTTACGCAAAGTGGAAAAAGGAACTGTAACAATTAAAGGAAAAGATGTGACAAATCAACGTCCACGTCAAATTACTGAAGTTGGAATAGGGCATGTACCAGAAGACCGTCATAAGTATGGTTTAGTTTTAGAAATGTCACTAGCAGATAATATCGCATTACAAAGTTATTATCATGCGCCATTTAGTAAGAGTGGCGTGTTAAATCAAAAGTATATTAATGATTATGCGCGTAAGCTAATCGAAGAATACGACGTACGAACAACAGGTGAGTTGGTTCCAGCAGCTGCATTATCCGGTGGTAATCAGCAAAAGGCGATTATCGCGCGTGAAATGGATCGTGATCCAGAGTTACTGATTGTCTCACAACCAACACGTGGGTTAGATGTTGGAGCAATTGAATATATTCATAAACGCTTGATTGAGCATCGTGATAAAGGTAAAGCGGTTTTAGTCGTTAGTTTTGAATTAGATGAAATTTTAAATGTATCAGATAGAATAGCGGTTATTCATGCCGGAGAAATTGTCGGAATTGTTGATCCAAAAGAAACATCTGAAAAAGAATTAGGCTTATTGATGGCTGGTTACTCACTAGATGAAGCGAGAAAAGAATTAGGTGTGAAAGTAGGTGAAACACATGAGTAATTTAAATTCAAATCGATTAAATAGCGTCTTAGTTCCCGTGCTTTCGATTTTAATGGGCTTTATCTTAGGTGCAATTATTATGGTTATTTTTGGTTACGACCCAATTCAGGGGTATCAGGCAATGTTCCAAACAGCCTTCCGTTCACCAAAAAGTATCGGTGAGATTTTTGTAATGGCTGCTCCATTAATTTTCACAGCATTGGGCTTTGCGGTCGCGAACTCGGCTGGTTTCTTCAATATCGGTTTATCTGGTCAAGCTTTAGCTGGTTGGGTTGCAAGTATCTGGGTTGGTTTAGTTATGCATGATTCACCCCGCTTATTGACGTTAATTTGTGCAATTTCTGCTGGTGTGATTGCTGGTGCAATTGCAGCTGCTATTCCAGGTTTTTTACGAGCTTACTTTGGAACAAGTGAAGTTATTGTTACCATTATGATGAATTATATTATTTTACATGTTAGTACGCATATTATTAATAATGTGATTGCTAAGCAATATATTTCTACTAAAGGAACAACAAAAATGGTCGGTGCCAATGCCTCGCTAAGAACAGAATTTTTAAGTCAAATTAGTGAAGGTTCACGTTTGAACTTAGGGATTATTTTTGCTTTTGTAGCATTGATTTTAGTTTGGTTCTTGATGAAAAAGACGACGTTAGGTTTTGAAATTACGTCGGTAGGCTTGAACCCATTTGCTTCTGAATATGCAGGAATGAGTAGTAAACGAATTATTGTTTTATCCATGGTTATCTCAGGTGCTCTAGCTGGCTTCGGGGGCGTGGTTTATGGTTTAGGAACATTTGAAAACTTAGTTGTTCAAGGTGGCTCATTAAGTATTGGGTTTGATGGTATGGCGGTTTCTCTATTAGGTGGTGGATCCTCAATTGGTATCCTACTATCTGCTTTACTATTCAGTATTTTAAAACTAGGTGGACAAGGTATGCCATTAGTTGCTGGTGTACCAACTGAGTTAGTTGACGTTGTAATTGCATCAATTATCTTCTTCATTGGAATTAATTACTTAATTCGTTTTATCTTGAAAAAAATTGAAACAAAAAAAGCATCCAAAGCTGCTAAAGGAGGTCAAACATCATGAGTTTAGACACAATTGCATCTTTAATCACTCAAACATTAGTCTATTCGACGCCTTTAGTGTTTACAGCTTTAGGTGGAACGTTCTCAGAACGTAGTGGGGTTGTTAACGTTGGTTTAGAAGGTATTATGGTTATGGGCGCCTTTAGTTCGGTTGTCTTTAACTTGAGTTTCGCTTCAACATTTGGTGCTTGGACACCGTGGCTAGCCTGTCTAGTTGGTGGTTTAGTTGGGATGGTTTTCTCCTTGCTACATGCTGTGGCAACGATTAACTTACGTGCTAATCACATCATTAGTGGTACGGTAATTAACTTAATGGCACCGGCACTGAGTATCTTTTTAGTCAAAATTATTTATGGCAAAGGTCAAACAGATCAAGTGGTTGAAACATTTGGTTATTCTAGTTTTCCAATCTTAAATAAAATCCCTGTCATTGGACCGTTGTTATTTTCAAATACGACGGCACCGGCATTTGTATCCATTTTATTTGCAGTCATTGCGTGGTTTATTTTATACAAAACGCGTTTTGGTCTAAGATTACGTGCAGTTGGGGAAAATCCTCAAGCTGCAGACACATTGGGAATTAATGTTTATGGCATGAAATATGCTGGTGTATTAATTTCTGGTTTCCTTGGCGGTATTGGTGGTGCGGTATTCGCTCAATCAATTTCTGGTCGTTTTGCAGTAACAACGATTTCTGGTCAAGGGTTCATCTCAATGGCTGCGATGATCTTTGGTAAGTGGAATCCGATTGGAGCTATGGGAGCAGCAATGTTCTTTGGTTTCGCTCAAAACTTAAGTATCGCTGGTGATGGTCTGCCAATCATTTCAAGTATTCCAAAAGTCTACATGGAAATCGCACCATATGCGTTAACTATTTTAGTCCTTGTATTATTTATTGGTAAATCAACAGGACCAAAAGCAAATGGTAAAACATACATTAAATCTAAATAATTTTGGTCATAACACCCTCAATTTTTGAGGGTGTTTATCAAATAAAAATGAAGAGAGAAGGCAATAAATATGTTTAAAAGAGTTCATTTAATCGTCTTAGATTCAGTTGGAATTGGAGAAGCACCAGATGCCGAAAAATTTGGAGATTTAGGAAGTCATACTTTAGGACATATTGCAGAAACAGCTGGGTTAACATTACCTAATATGGAAAATCTAGGATTAGGTATGATTGAACCTTTAAAAGGTGTTAAAGCGATGCCAGATCATAAAGGTTATGTGACGAAATTAGAAGAAGTTTCAGTTGGTAAAGATACAATGACAGGTCACTGGGAAATCATGGGATTAGATATTCAAACACCATTCCGTGTCTTTCCAGAAGGTTTTCCTCAAGATTTGTTAGAT containing:
- a CDS encoding pyrimidine-nucleoside phosphorylase — protein: MRVVDIIQKKRDQSVLSQEEINFLIDGYTDGSIPDYQMSAFLMSVFFNDMTDEEITYLTMAMSQSGDMIDLSEIEGIKVDKHSTGGVGDTTTLVLAPLVASVGAAVAKMSGRGLGHTGGTIDKLEAIPGFQVEIPNDEFIKLVNESHVAVTGQSGDLAPADKKIYALRDVTATVDSIPLIASSIMSKKIASGADAIVLDVTTGDGAFMKNLADAERLAHTMVRIGKLANRQTMAIISDMSQPLGNAIGNANEIKEAIDALKGDGPADLMEMVYVLGSQMVVLAKKADSLEEARKMLEESIASGQALDKFKEMIRNQGGDDSVVDDPSKLPQPAYLIEVPAKRSGVISKIVADQVGVAAMLLGAGRRTKEDPIDYAVGLYLNKKVGDAVTEGESLVTIQSNREDVADVIEVLYNNITISEQGEEPTLIHEIITE
- a CDS encoding cytidine deaminase, with protein sequence MEQKKQQLIEVAKEALQTAYVPYSEFPVGAALLTKEGQIFSGCNIENASFGLTNCAERTAIFKAVSEGQKEFQHLVVIGQTEQPISPCGACRQVLVEFCQPDMPVTLCNLNGDLKETTIQELLPYSFTEIEH
- a CDS encoding BMP family lipoprotein, giving the protein MKKSTKFGITLLTTGLLVGLAACGSGSKDAKKDDSSAKKDDKNHSVAIITDVGGVDDKSFNQSAWEGLEAWGKKHDMSKGVDGYDYIQSNDASEYTTNIDQAVSSGFKTIFGIGYLLTDAVTAAADQNPDTNFGIIDAVIEGKDNVVSATFKDNEAAYLAGIAAAYTTKTDKVGFIGGEEGPVIDRFEAGFVMGVQDGAKELKKDIKVDVKYAASFGDPAKGKALAAKIYQDGADIIYHASGGTGPGIFQEAKSINEKRDPDDKVWVIGVDRNQQEDGNYKAKDGKESNFTLTSTIKGVGAAVEDISTRALEDKFPGGEHLSYGLKDGGVELVDGNLDAKALDAVKAARERVIKGEVEIPETPKK
- a CDS encoding ABC transporter ATP-binding protein, giving the protein MSQENYVIEMRNITKQFGEFKANDNINLQIKKGEIHALLGENGAGKSTLMNVLSGLLQPTSGQIYMDGKPVNFSGPTDASKRGIGMVHQHFMLVDAFTVTENIILGDEPVDKGMLDKAVAAKEIERISKQYGMEVVPSALISDISVGMQQRVEILKTLYRGANILIFDEPTAVLTPQEIDELILTMKELVKEGKSIIIITHKLDEIKKVADRCTVIRRGKSIDTVTVKDVSSQELADLMVGRSVSFKTEKRPPKPNEAILSINDLYVKESRGLDAVKGLSLDVRGGEVVGIAGIDGNGQTELIQAITGLRKVEKGTVTIKGKDVTNQRPRQITEVGIGHVPEDRHKYGLVLEMSLADNIALQSYYHAPFSKSGVLNQKYINDYARKLIEEYDVRTTGELVPAAALSGGNQQKAIIAREMDRDPELLIVSQPTRGLDVGAIEYIHKRLIEHRDKGKAVLVVSFELDEILNVSDRIAVIHAGEIVGIVDPKETSEKELGLLMAGYSLDEARKELGVKVGETHE
- a CDS encoding ABC transporter permease, with the protein product MSNLNSNRLNSVLVPVLSILMGFILGAIIMVIFGYDPIQGYQAMFQTAFRSPKSIGEIFVMAAPLIFTALGFAVANSAGFFNIGLSGQALAGWVASIWVGLVMHDSPRLLTLICAISAGVIAGAIAAAIPGFLRAYFGTSEVIVTIMMNYIILHVSTHIINNVIAKQYISTKGTTKMVGANASLRTEFLSQISEGSRLNLGIIFAFVALILVWFLMKKTTLGFEITSVGLNPFASEYAGMSSKRIIVLSMVISGALAGFGGVVYGLGTFENLVVQGGSLSIGFDGMAVSLLGGGSSIGILLSALLFSILKLGGQGMPLVAGVPTELVDVVIASIIFFIGINYLIRFILKKIETKKASKAAKGGQTS
- a CDS encoding ABC transporter permease — protein: MSLDTIASLITQTLVYSTPLVFTALGGTFSERSGVVNVGLEGIMVMGAFSSVVFNLSFASTFGAWTPWLACLVGGLVGMVFSLLHAVATINLRANHIISGTVINLMAPALSIFLVKIIYGKGQTDQVVETFGYSSFPILNKIPVIGPLLFSNTTAPAFVSILFAVIAWFILYKTRFGLRLRAVGENPQAADTLGINVYGMKYAGVLISGFLGGIGGAVFAQSISGRFAVTTISGQGFISMAAMIFGKWNPIGAMGAAMFFGFAQNLSIAGDGLPIISSIPKVYMEIAPYALTILVLVLFIGKSTGPKANGKTYIKSK